From Caldicellulosiruptor hydrothermalis 108, a single genomic window includes:
- a CDS encoding carbohydrate ABC transporter permease has product MKIKSSVGDKIFNIFNVTLMLIICFLTLYPIWYIIVYSFNEGKDAMLGGIYFWPRKFTLDNYKTVFSNSDITTAFMVTVARTVITTTLHVFFTAMVAYAFLRKELMGRKIYMAMGTITLFFGGGLIPYFLLIKSLGLYNTFWVYVIPGMFNFYNLIIFQAFFRELPIELEESAKIDGANDFIIFTRIILPLSTPVLATIALFVGVYNWNDYFMGVIFINNPKLQPIQTFLYKVIAQTTSNQMLAYAPGGIATRNVTSQSLKMATMVITTLPIVCVYPFLQKYFVKGLLIGAIKG; this is encoded by the coding sequence ATGAAAATCAAATCTTCAGTTGGGGATAAGATATTTAACATATTTAATGTAACATTAATGCTTATAATATGTTTCTTAACATTATATCCAATTTGGTACATCATAGTATATTCATTTAACGAAGGAAAAGATGCAATGCTTGGCGGTATTTACTTTTGGCCGCGCAAGTTTACGCTGGATAACTATAAAACAGTGTTTAGCAATAGCGACATAACAACGGCGTTCATGGTAACAGTGGCACGAACAGTTATAACAACCACGCTGCATGTATTTTTCACTGCAATGGTTGCATACGCCTTTTTGAGAAAAGAGCTCATGGGAAGAAAGATTTACATGGCAATGGGAACAATAACCCTCTTTTTTGGAGGAGGTCTTATACCATATTTCCTGCTTATTAAAAGTTTGGGACTATACAATACCTTTTGGGTGTATGTAATACCTGGAATGTTCAACTTTTATAATCTCATTATATTTCAAGCCTTTTTCAGAGAACTTCCCATTGAACTTGAAGAGTCTGCAAAAATTGATGGTGCAAACGACTTTATAATATTTACAAGGATAATACTTCCACTATCAACACCAGTTTTAGCAACAATAGCTCTTTTTGTAGGCGTTTATAACTGGAATGACTATTTTATGGGGGTTATATTCATTAACAATCCGAAGCTTCAGCCGATACAAACATTTTTGTACAAGGTCATAGCCCAGACAACATCTAATCAGATGCTCGCATACGCACCAGGTGGGATTGCAACCAGAAATGTAACTTCTCAATCTCTCAAAATGGCTACAATGGTTATTACCACCTTGCCAATTGTGTGTGTCTATCCATTTTTGCAGAAGTATTTCGTTAAAGGTCTTTTAATTGGTGCTATAAAAGGATAA
- a CDS encoding ABC transporter permease, giving the protein MESAISANKQRSRQSGFRRFLHKLNEQKYLQAMAIPGVIWMIIFNYIPMYGIIIAFKEYDITLGFNKSPWVGLANFREFFADERFWLIIKNTVGISFFKLLVGFPLPILFAVLLNELVSVRFKRTVQTISYLPHFISWVVLGGILMNWLSETGLINIILTKIGILKQPIAFLAEPKYFWGITVVSEVWKELGWNAIIYLAAIAGIDPELYEAATVDGAGRFTKMFKITIPCISGTIAIMFILAVSGLMNSNFDQIFVLRNPLNADASDVIDIYVYRMGIEAFRFSYATAIGLFKSIIALILLLTANGVTKKLTDKSLF; this is encoded by the coding sequence ATGGAATCAGCTATTTCAGCAAATAAGCAGCGTAGCCGCCAAAGTGGTTTTAGAAGATTTTTGCACAAATTAAATGAACAAAAATACCTTCAGGCAATGGCAATACCTGGTGTAATTTGGATGATTATTTTTAACTATATACCAATGTATGGAATAATAATTGCATTTAAAGAATACGACATAACTTTGGGGTTTAATAAATCTCCATGGGTAGGTCTAGCTAATTTTAGGGAATTTTTTGCTGATGAAAGATTCTGGCTGATAATAAAGAATACAGTGGGAATAAGCTTTTTTAAACTTCTTGTTGGATTTCCTCTTCCCATATTGTTTGCAGTGCTTCTAAATGAGCTTGTGTCAGTTAGGTTCAAAAGAACTGTTCAAACAATATCTTACCTGCCTCATTTTATATCTTGGGTTGTGCTTGGCGGAATACTTATGAACTGGCTATCAGAAACAGGTCTTATAAATATAATTTTAACAAAAATAGGAATATTAAAGCAGCCTATAGCTTTCTTAGCAGAACCAAAATATTTTTGGGGAATAACAGTTGTATCTGAAGTTTGGAAGGAACTTGGCTGGAACGCGATAATATACTTAGCTGCAATTGCTGGAATTGACCCCGAACTTTATGAAGCAGCAACTGTCGATGGTGCAGGAAGGTTTACAAAGATGTTCAAGATAACCATACCGTGTATCTCTGGTACAATTGCTATTATGTTTATTTTAGCAGTAAGTGGGCTTATGAACTCTAACTTTGACCAGATATTTGTTCTCAGAAATCCGCTTAATGCAGATGCTTCAGATGTAATTGATATTTACGTTTACCGAATGGGAATAGAAGCATTCAGATTTTCGTATGCAACTGCAATAGGACTTTTTAAATCGATAATTGCGTTGATATTACTTCTTACTGCAAATGGAGTAACAAAGAAACTTACTGATAAATCATTATTCTAA